CTAAGCCAAATAGGAGAACACAAAGTACCGTCCAATTTTAAAAGAAATAAACCATGAAGATATTACAACTCAATAAGTTAGATAGCAATTTTAACTGAGAAGTCTAAGTATTTCTCAGAAAAGATACAACAGCAAAAATTATCTCGCTCTCCACAACAACGGCACTGTGCTGGCCGCACatgaaaaaatgagaataaaaaaaCAAGACCCGTAGATATATAAAGTGGCAAAAAGGACCCATGAAGTAAGTTTTGCCACATTTATCGTCCGgttcaacgcacgggcatttgtactagattGAGAGGAAAAAaatattgataaccacgcatgcACAACTCTGAAAAACCTCACAGGAAAAAGCAACATTTTTCTCATCTTATGCTGACCGATTGTGTGCGTGCGAGCACGcgcttgtgtgtgtgagagagaaagagacGCCTTAGGACTAACCATATTCAAATGTGTTTTCGTTGTGTGAGCATTGAGACAACCATCGGGAATACAAATGTGATGCCATTTTAAAATAAAGAACGTCTACCTATCAGGGTCTCGAGTCGTGGTTATTGGGTTAAGAGCGTGTTCGAAATATAGTGCAATGGAGCTTTATTGCAGTGACATTTACACTATATTTTCCTAAGGAAATTGTCATGATGGTACTGTCAGATGTAAATGGAATACAATGTCTGAAACCTTGTTTCAGTACAGTTTGGTTGTCAACATTCAGAAACAGAGTTTCAGGTCTGTGCAAATGGGTGAGTCGAGGTCTGACCCTGGTGTCAACTGATCCCGTTTCTGGCCGGACTGAATTCTGGTACGTTTGATTGATACAAAGTGAAGTCCATCTCATCAACGGTACCACGGCTGTCGCGCGAATTCTCCGGTGGATAAACTTGCACAAGTAGTTGCCATAGGAGGAGGAGTGCGTGGGAGAAACTCCAGGGGGCAGATCCTGAAGTTTAGGCAGTCCATTGGTTTAGGGTTGATTGCTGATTCGTGCCTATAAAAGGGAGACGTCCCAGATTGGAAGACACACAAAAAAAGCATTCACCTGAGTTCTTCTCTGTTTCGCCGCCAGAGCCTCGCCATCCCTTTCCTGTTGTGCTGCAGGACGGGGAGAGCAGTAATCTCCGTTCCTTCTCTGGCTTGCTGACCTGCACGGGTGCCGGAGCAATCAAGGTTCTGGGAAGTGCCGCTGCACGCTGCTCGCCGATCTGCATCGCCACTTCTGCTTCTCGAGCTTCGTCACGCTTCCACTTCAACACTGCGTTTCAGTCAAGGTAACATTCAGTTAACTATCCTAGTGTTTTGCTGGCTTCCTGCCATGTTCAAGAATagattcatttgcttactagcattGCTAGTTGAGTTCTGCTATCTTATGATACTTGTAGTGGATTATAGATTGCTTCAGATTGACATCTTAAGTTGGTTAAGTCAAAATGCAGTTAACTTGATCATAGttaatttaccgaattgtttaaccATCCAGAACCTTGATTCGATCGATATGGCTGGACCTAccgatttgctgaaacctgaacgtTTTGGGGGTGAGAACTTTAAGAGATGGCAAACTAGAGTCAAATTCTGGCTGATGAGTCTGAATCTATGGTGGGTGATATCCCCACAGCTTCCACTCACGCAAGAACAACAGCGTGAGATTGAGGTGTCTAGTGACACAACTCTGGGATGCCTTCTCTCCCTCTTGACGCATCAGCTTTGTGACATATACATGAGCTATACCAGCCCCTCTGAATTATGGGAAGCCCTCGTACGCAAGTACGAAGAAGCTGATGCAGGGCGTGAATTGTACGTCAATGAATTGTATCATGACTTCCACATGGTTGATAGCCGTTCGGTCGTCGAACAATCTCATGAGCTTCAGCTTCTGGTGGGGGAACTGGGACACTTCGGCTCAGTCTTGCCTGACAAATTTGTGGTTGGGGGCATTATTGCCAAGCTTCCTCTAGGATGGAGGGGCTTTGCCACAAGCCTCAAGCATCGTAGGGAAGCAATGACCGTGGAGGGTCTGATTGCTACTCTGGATGTTGAAGAGAAAGCAAGGGCCAAAGATGTTCCACAACCTTCCACCCAGGATACCTCAACTGCAAACTTGGTTGATGG
The Triticum dicoccoides isolate Atlit2015 ecotype Zavitan chromosome 3A, WEW_v2.0, whole genome shotgun sequence genome window above contains:
- the LOC119272880 gene encoding uncharacterized protein LOC119272880, which encodes MAGPTDLLKPERFGGENFKRWQTRVKFWLMSLNLWWVISPQLPLTQEQQREIEVSSDTTLGCLLSLLTHQLCDIYMSYTSPSELWEALVRKYEEADAGRELYVNELYHDFHMVDSRSVVEQSHELQLLVGELGHFGSVLPDKFVVGGIIAKLPLGWRGFATSLKHRREAMTVEGLIATLDVEEKARAKDVPQPSTQDTSTANLVDGGAGGSKNIKNKGKGAKQTTGFKKKKKTKGDFNCFVCGEAGHLARKCRMRKGKKVNQQTVNVTVGEPGEGSGLAAVPPS